One window of the Oceanicaulis sp. genome contains the following:
- the rlmJ gene encoding 23S rRNA (adenine(2030)-N(6))-methyltransferase RlmJ, whose protein sequence is MNYRHAFHAGNFADVLKHAVLALCLEHLKKKPKPFRYLDTHAGIGAYDLAAREAERSPEWREGIARVIEADKPEAAAKALEPLLDVLTAMNPSGLKTYPGSPEIAAQLLREADRLTLFELHREDSRTLDRRYARDGRVKVRDEDGYAGLKSVLPPKEKRGLALIDPPFEHRDEMAFMAQAAFDALSVWPTGTFIFWRPLKDLWAAERFDVGLAEWLIEEKGFEPEKILRADLWVRELGTEGKLAGAGVVVINPPFTLEADLLALLPWLSETLAQSEGAGWRLDGAIAEDSLPVDAF, encoded by the coding sequence ATGAACTATCGCCACGCCTTCCATGCCGGCAATTTCGCCGACGTGCTCAAGCACGCGGTGCTCGCCCTGTGCCTAGAGCACCTTAAGAAAAAGCCCAAACCCTTCCGCTATCTCGACACCCATGCAGGGATCGGCGCCTATGACCTCGCTGCACGCGAGGCCGAGCGCAGCCCCGAATGGCGCGAGGGGATCGCCCGGGTGATCGAGGCGGACAAGCCTGAAGCCGCCGCCAAAGCGCTCGAACCGCTGCTCGACGTCCTGACCGCGATGAACCCGTCCGGGCTGAAAACCTACCCCGGCTCGCCGGAGATCGCGGCACAGCTGCTGCGCGAAGCCGACCGGCTGACACTGTTCGAGCTTCACCGCGAGGATTCGCGCACGCTCGACAGGCGTTATGCCCGGGACGGGCGGGTGAAGGTGCGCGACGAGGACGGTTATGCGGGCCTGAAATCCGTGCTGCCGCCGAAGGAGAAGCGCGGCCTCGCCCTGATCGACCCGCCTTTCGAGCATCGCGACGAGATGGCTTTCATGGCCCAGGCCGCGTTCGACGCGCTGAGCGTCTGGCCCACCGGCACGTTCATTTTCTGGCGGCCCCTCAAGGATCTCTGGGCCGCCGAACGATTTGACGTCGGTCTCGCCGAATGGCTGATCGAGGAGAAGGGCTTCGAGCCTGAAAAGATCCTGCGCGCCGATCTGTGGGTTCGAGAGCTCGGGACCGAGGGCAAGCTCGCAGGCGCTGGCGTGGTGGTGATCAATCCCCCCTTCACGCTGGAAGCCGACCTGCTCGCCTTGCTGCCGTGGCTCTCTGAAACCCTGGCCCAGAGCGAGGGCGCGGGCTGGCGGCTGGACGGCGCGATCGCAGAAGACAGCCTGCCGGTCGACGCGTTCTAG
- a CDS encoding formate/nitrite transporter family protein yields MAENETDRRKAEEENADPKNTSTVEGWQAERAVSDRVRPSALMVFETVRREGAEEMYRPSASLWWSGVAAGFALSFSLIITGILTAIMEPGVAASLITPFGYVTGFVIVVFGRLQLFTENTIAAILPLVANFNNTNLYRVMRLYVIVFSANMVGAGLAATVLTFLPVLKPDHLAGLMEVSRKAMEPGFWETLALGVPAGFLVAAMVWMLPASKGGEFYIVVTLIYMVGLGEFAHVIVGSVEAGMMVLAGEISPFNGLFGFILPALLGNMIGGTALFALLSYAQIRDEMRQSKERKV; encoded by the coding sequence ATGGCTGAGAACGAGACCGACCGCCGCAAGGCGGAGGAAGAAAACGCCGACCCGAAAAACACCTCCACCGTCGAAGGCTGGCAGGCCGAGCGCGCGGTGAGCGACCGGGTCCGCCCGAGCGCGCTCATGGTGTTCGAAACCGTCCGCCGCGAGGGCGCGGAGGAGATGTACCGTCCCTCCGCATCGCTGTGGTGGTCAGGGGTGGCGGCGGGCTTTGCGCTGTCGTTCTCGCTGATCATCACCGGCATTTTGACCGCGATCATGGAGCCCGGCGTGGCGGCTAGCCTGATCACGCCGTTCGGTTATGTGACCGGGTTCGTGATCGTGGTGTTCGGACGGCTTCAGCTGTTCACCGAGAACACGATCGCCGCGATCCTGCCGCTGGTCGCGAACTTCAACAACACGAACCTTTACCGCGTGATGCGGCTCTACGTGATCGTGTTCTCAGCGAACATGGTCGGGGCGGGGTTGGCCGCGACGGTGCTCACCTTCCTGCCCGTGCTCAAGCCCGACCATCTGGCCGGACTTATGGAGGTTTCCCGCAAGGCCATGGAGCCTGGCTTCTGGGAGACGCTGGCGCTCGGCGTGCCCGCGGGGTTCCTGGTCGCGGCGATGGTGTGGATGCTGCCCGCCTCGAAAGGCGGCGAGTTCTACATTGTCGTCACGCTGATCTATATGGTGGGCCTGGGCGAGTTCGCGCACGTCATCGTGGGTTCGGTAGAGGCCGGCATGATGGTGCTGGCCGGTGAAATCAGCCCGTTCAACGGCCTGTTCGGCTTCATCCTGCCCGCGCTGCTCGGCAACATGATCGGCGGCACCGCGCTGTTCGCGCTCCTGTCCTACGCGCAGATCCGCGACGAGATGCGCCAGTCCAAGGAGCGCAAGGTCTGA
- the ychF gene encoding redox-regulated ATPase YchF, translated as MGFKCGIVGLPNVGKSTLFNALTQTAAAQAANYPFCTIEPNVGEVAVPEPRLDKLAEIAKSANVVPARMNFVDIAGLVKGASQGEGLGNQFLANIRETDAVLYVLRCFEDGDVTHVAGKVDPLADFETVETELMLADMESLEKRRSNLEKKAKTGDKEAKATLELVDIALAELQEGRPARRADIPADRRREWRMLQLLTAKPVMFVANVDEDSAATGNAMSEAVQKRAAEEGAACVVISAKIEAELALLEPEEREEYLQELGLEEPGLNRLIHAGYQLLDLQTYFTAGPKEARAWTIRRGWTAPKAAGVIHGDFERGFIRAETIAFEDYVAAGGESGAREAGKLRQEGKEYVVQDGDVMLFKFNV; from the coding sequence ATGGGTTTCAAATGCGGCATCGTCGGACTTCCCAACGTGGGCAAGTCCACCCTGTTCAACGCGCTGACCCAGACCGCTGCGGCCCAGGCGGCGAACTATCCGTTCTGCACGATCGAGCCGAATGTCGGCGAAGTGGCCGTGCCCGAACCCCGGCTCGACAAGCTCGCCGAGATCGCCAAGTCGGCCAATGTCGTGCCCGCGCGGATGAACTTCGTCGACATCGCAGGTCTTGTGAAAGGCGCGAGCCAGGGCGAGGGCCTGGGAAACCAGTTCCTGGCCAATATCCGCGAAACCGACGCTGTGCTCTACGTGCTGCGCTGCTTTGAAGACGGTGACGTCACCCACGTGGCCGGCAAGGTCGACCCACTCGCCGATTTCGAGACCGTCGAGACCGAGCTGATGCTCGCCGACATGGAGAGCCTGGAAAAGCGGCGCTCCAATCTCGAGAAGAAGGCCAAGACCGGCGACAAGGAAGCCAAGGCGACCCTCGAACTCGTCGACATCGCTCTCGCCGAGCTTCAGGAGGGCCGCCCCGCCCGCCGCGCGGACATTCCTGCGGACCGCCGCCGCGAATGGCGCATGCTGCAGCTTCTGACCGCCAAGCCGGTGATGTTCGTGGCCAATGTCGATGAAGACAGCGCCGCGACCGGCAACGCCATGTCCGAAGCGGTGCAGAAGCGCGCCGCCGAGGAAGGCGCCGCCTGCGTGGTGATCAGCGCGAAGATCGAGGCCGAACTGGCTTTGCTCGAGCCCGAAGAGCGCGAAGAATACCTCCAGGAACTCGGTCTTGAGGAACCCGGCCTCAACCGGCTGATCCACGCCGGCTACCAGCTGCTCGACCTTCAGACCTATTTCACCGCCGGCCCCAAGGAGGCCCGCGCCTGGACCATCCGCCGCGGCTGGACCGCGCCGAAAGCCGCCGGGGTCATTCACGGCGATTTCGAACGCGGCTTCATCCGCGCCGAAACCATCGCCTTTGAAGACTATGTCGCCGCAGGCGGAGAGTCGGGCGCGCGCGAAGCGGGCAAGCTGCGCCAGGAAGGCAAGGAGTACGTCGTGCAGGACGGCGACGTGATGCTGTTCAAGTTCAACGTCTGA
- a CDS encoding YbjN domain-containing protein produces MELETQDVSTAIDPLESVEQAVIGEQYPYERDELELHLAAPGAWRDHQIWFAYRPELDVIHVCASLELKAPDNRFKDVCELVARLNERLWLGHFDVWADDGSIIFRHALTLPEAEGVSVSQAAALIAAAKEAGERLYPAFHYLLWSGKSAAEAVSAAMFDTVGEA; encoded by the coding sequence ATGGAGCTCGAGACCCAGGACGTTTCGACCGCGATCGATCCGCTCGAAAGCGTCGAACAGGCCGTCATCGGCGAGCAATATCCATACGAACGCGACGAGCTGGAGCTGCACCTGGCCGCGCCGGGCGCCTGGCGCGACCATCAGATCTGGTTCGCCTACCGGCCCGAGCTGGACGTCATCCATGTCTGCGCGAGCCTGGAGCTGAAAGCGCCCGACAACCGCTTCAAGGACGTGTGCGAGCTGGTCGCGCGGCTGAACGAGCGGCTGTGGCTGGGCCATTTCGACGTCTGGGCAGACGACGGCTCGATCATCTTCCGCCACGCGCTGACCCTGCCTGAAGCCGAGGGCGTATCGGTCTCCCAGGCCGCCGCGCTGATCGCGGCCGCCAAAGAGGCCGGCGAGCGGCTCTACCCTGCCTTCCACTATCTTCTGTGGAGCGGCAAGAGCGCGGCCGAGGCGGTGTCGGCGGCCATGTTCGACACGGTCGGAGAGGCCTGA
- a CDS encoding accessory factor UbiK family protein — protein MQSRSPFFSDFADLMTDAFSAAQAAGEEARTAFRAQAERVAAELDMVTREEFEAVRLKAERAEAELESLKARLDALEAKPAGAKTATRKPAAKRGTSKKASD, from the coding sequence ATGCAGTCGCGCAGTCCCTTCTTTTCCGATTTCGCCGATCTGATGACGGATGCGTTCTCCGCCGCCCAGGCGGCGGGCGAGGAGGCCCGCACCGCCTTCCGGGCGCAGGCCGAGCGCGTCGCCGCCGAGCTGGACATGGTGACCCGCGAGGAGTTCGAGGCGGTGCGCCTGAAAGCCGAGCGCGCCGAGGCCGAACTCGAATCGCTCAAGGCGCGGCTCGACGCGCTGGAGGCGAAACCGGCGGGGGCCAAGACCGCCACCCGCAAGCCGGCGGCCAAACGCGGAACGTCGAAAAAGGCGTCCGATTAA
- the lgt gene encoding prolipoprotein diacylglyceryl transferase, whose protein sequence is MGFCPPSFDLIDPVLVTIPEVFGIGPFPIRWYALAYIAGLFIGLWWVLRLVKNDALWGTTAKTMTAPYSRAFVDDLALWIMLGVIGGGRLGYVLFYQTSAIWERPLWVLTGITEGGMSFHGGLIGVALAVYFTSRHYKAPLLRVADAVAAATPIGLFFGRLANFINGELWGRPTDLPWGMRFATDPLCVDRHPSQLYEAFLEGAVLFAVIAFLIYRFKALARPGLSAGVFLLGYGVFRAMVELVREPDRHMPEALQGYVTMGMILCIPMIAAGAFLIRRALQRPAIGQTAAA, encoded by the coding sequence ATGGGCTTCTGTCCGCCGAGTTTCGACCTGATCGATCCGGTGCTGGTGACCATCCCGGAGGTCTTCGGGATCGGCCCGTTCCCCATCCGTTGGTATGCGCTGGCCTATATCGCGGGCCTGTTCATCGGCTTGTGGTGGGTGCTGCGGCTTGTGAAGAACGACGCGCTGTGGGGCACGACGGCGAAGACCATGACCGCGCCCTATTCGCGCGCCTTCGTCGACGATCTGGCGCTGTGGATCATGCTCGGCGTGATCGGCGGCGGCCGTCTGGGCTATGTGCTGTTTTATCAGACCAGCGCGATCTGGGAGCGGCCGCTCTGGGTGCTCACCGGCATCACCGAAGGCGGGATGAGCTTCCATGGCGGCCTCATCGGCGTAGCGCTGGCGGTCTACTTCACCTCGCGCCATTACAAGGCGCCGCTGCTCAGGGTCGCCGACGCGGTGGCTGCGGCCACCCCGATCGGGCTGTTCTTCGGACGGCTCGCGAACTTCATCAACGGCGAGCTTTGGGGCCGGCCGACCGACCTGCCCTGGGGGATGCGCTTCGCCACCGATCCGCTGTGCGTCGATCGCCATCCCAGCCAGCTCTACGAAGCGTTCCTGGAAGGCGCGGTGCTGTTCGCCGTGATCGCGTTCCTGATCTACCGGTTCAAGGCGCTGGCCCGTCCCGGCCTCAGCGCGGGCGTGTTCTTGCTGGGCTATGGTGTTTTCCGCGCCATGGTCGAGCTGGTGCGCGAGCCTGACCGGCACATGCCAGAGGCGCTGCAGGGCTATGTCACGATGGGCATGATCCTGTGCATCCCGATGATCGCCGCCGGCGCGTTCCTGATCCGCCGGGCGCTGCAGCGCCCGGCTATCGGACAGACCGCCGCCGCCTGA
- a CDS encoding SAM-dependent methyltransferase, whose translation MTDDEFRPAEMLAERLRARIREEGPLPVSAYMAEALFDPMAGFYATKDPLGAGNDFITAPEISQMFGELCGLWAAEVWAQMGAPAPVQLIELGPGTGRMMSDMLRASRAAPGFLDACDVTLVEASPALKMVQGRTLSKAPVPVRWARRIEDAAAGPCVIVANEFLDCLPIRQAVRIEGVWRERVVGIAPDDPETFALGLGAVLSPADLESLPEPLREAPEGALVELRPADGPLIEEIARRLKAAPGYALFIDYGSDAPEFGDTLQAIRRHQKVDPLDAPGTADLTAWAAFDRFGALARAAGLDVYGAEGQGAFLKGLGIEHRAAALSRGQDAEGRGRIARQLQRLVDPEEMGTLFKVMALASPGLPPAPGLERFGE comes from the coding sequence ATGACAGACGACGAGTTCCGCCCCGCCGAGATGCTGGCCGAACGCCTGCGCGCCCGCATCCGAGAGGAGGGGCCGCTGCCCGTCTCGGCCTATATGGCCGAGGCGCTGTTCGATCCGATGGCGGGATTTTACGCCACGAAAGATCCGCTGGGCGCTGGAAACGACTTCATCACCGCACCCGAGATCAGTCAGATGTTCGGCGAGCTGTGTGGGTTGTGGGCCGCCGAAGTGTGGGCGCAGATGGGCGCGCCCGCCCCGGTCCAGCTCATCGAGCTTGGTCCCGGCACGGGCCGGATGATGAGCGACATGCTGCGCGCGAGCCGCGCCGCGCCGGGCTTTCTCGATGCGTGCGACGTCACTCTGGTCGAGGCCAGTCCCGCGCTGAAAATGGTGCAGGGCCGGACGCTGTCCAAAGCGCCCGTCCCGGTGCGCTGGGCCAGGCGGATCGAGGACGCCGCCGCAGGGCCGTGCGTCATCGTGGCGAACGAGTTTCTCGATTGCCTGCCCATTCGGCAGGCGGTGCGGATCGAAGGCGTCTGGCGAGAGCGCGTGGTCGGCATCGCGCCCGACGATCCGGAGACGTTCGCCTTAGGTCTGGGCGCCGTGCTCTCCCCGGCCGACCTTGAAAGCCTGCCCGAGCCTCTGCGCGAGGCGCCGGAAGGCGCACTTGTCGAGCTGCGCCCGGCGGACGGCCCGCTTATCGAGGAGATCGCGCGCCGGCTGAAGGCTGCGCCCGGCTATGCGCTGTTCATCGATTACGGATCGGACGCGCCGGAGTTCGGCGACACGCTTCAGGCCATCCGCAGGCACCAGAAAGTCGATCCGCTCGACGCGCCGGGCACGGCGGATCTCACCGCCTGGGCGGCCTTCGACCGGTTCGGCGCGCTGGCGCGGGCCGCCGGGCTCGACGTGTACGGCGCCGAAGGGCAGGGCGCGTTCCTCAAAGGACTCGGGATCGAACACCGCGCCGCCGCGCTCTCTCGCGGCCAGGACGCCGAAGGCCGCGGCCGGATCGCCCGCCAGCTGCAGCGGCTCGTCGATCCTGAAGAGATGGGGACCCTGTTCAAGGTGATGGCGCTGGCGAGCCCCGGCCTGCCGCCCGCGCCAGGGCTGGAGCGGTTCGGGGAGTAG
- a CDS encoding DUF1902 domain-containing protein, which yields MSNPAFRVKALWDDEAGVYVSESDILGLHIEAATIEEFEQVMREEAPKLIVANHLSAEALASRDLADLVPSIFWETNAILKDAGIAVRF from the coding sequence ATGTCCAATCCCGCCTTCCGTGTGAAAGCCCTGTGGGACGACGAAGCCGGCGTCTACGTGTCCGAAAGCGATATCCTCGGCCTGCACATCGAAGCGGCCACGATCGAGGAATTCGAGCAGGTGATGCGCGAGGAAGCGCCGAAACTGATCGTGGCTAACCATCTTTCAGCAGAGGCTCTCGCCTCCCGCGATCTCGCCGACCTCGTGCCGAGCATTTTCTGGGAGACGAACGCGATCCTGAAAGACGCCGGGATCGCCGTGCGGTTCTAG
- a CDS encoding ribose-phosphate pyrophosphokinase codes for MKLMCGNANRPLAKAIADYLDAPLSNVDIETFADGELFVRIDENMRGQDVFIIQSTSKPANDNLMELLICMDALTRASAKRITAVIPYFGYARQDRKTGGRTPITAKLVANLIAGAGAHRVLTLDLHAGQIQGFFDIPTDNLFATPVIEADIRRAYDTKDLMIVSPDVGGVVRARALASRIGADIAIVDKRRPKPGQAEVMNIIGDVEGRRCIIFDDIIDSGGTLCNAAAALKDRGAAEVAAYITHGVLSGKAVERIGASALKELVVTDSIDVTEKLGGQKTNVRALSVAPLLAEAIRRIANDESVSKLFD; via the coding sequence ATGAAGCTCATGTGCGGCAACGCGAACCGACCGCTCGCCAAGGCGATCGCCGATTATCTCGACGCGCCGCTTTCGAACGTCGACATCGAGACCTTCGCCGACGGCGAGCTGTTCGTCCGGATCGACGAGAACATGCGCGGCCAGGACGTCTTCATCATCCAGTCCACGTCCAAGCCGGCGAACGACAATCTGATGGAGCTTCTGATCTGCATGGACGCGCTCACCCGGGCGAGCGCGAAGCGGATCACCGCGGTCATTCCCTATTTCGGCTACGCCCGGCAGGACCGGAAGACGGGCGGGCGCACGCCGATCACCGCCAAGCTGGTGGCGAACCTCATCGCAGGGGCGGGCGCGCACCGCGTGCTGACGCTCGATCTGCACGCCGGCCAGATCCAGGGCTTTTTCGACATTCCGACCGACAATCTGTTCGCAACCCCGGTGATCGAGGCGGACATCCGCCGCGCCTACGACACCAAGGATCTGATGATCGTCTCGCCCGACGTGGGCGGGGTGGTGCGCGCGCGCGCGCTCGCCAGCCGCATCGGCGCGGACATCGCCATCGTCGACAAGCGCCGTCCCAAACCCGGCCAGGCCGAGGTGATGAACATCATCGGCGACGTCGAAGGCCGGCGGTGCATCATCTTCGACGACATCATCGATTCGGGCGGCACGCTGTGTAACGCCGCCGCCGCGCTGAAAGACCGCGGCGCCGCCGAGGTCGCCGCCTACATCACCCACGGCGTGCTGTCGGGCAAGGCGGTCGAGCGCATCGGCGCCTCGGCGCTGAAGGAGCTTGTGGTCACCGATTCCATCGACGTGACCGAGAAGCTGGGCGGGCAGAAAACCAATGTGCGCGCTCTTTCGGTCGCGCCCCTTCTGGCCGAGGCGATCCGGCGCATCGCCAACGACGAATCCGTCTCCAAGCTGTTCGACTAG
- a CDS encoding 50S ribosomal protein L25/general stress protein Ctc: MSDIVLNVEVRERTGKGGARQARRDGFVPGTLYGGGQDPVSISLKNNELIKAINSGKLLANMITIEHKGDKQTVFARDVQFHPVKDLPLHVDFQRVNAQDVISVEVPVHFVGEEQAEGIKRGGVLNVVRHAIEVNCPAGSIPEAIEVDVSGMDIGDSVHISAVSLPENVTPTITDRDFTIATMQGSRALVEEEAEADDEGEGVTDAEGDEAEASAEDGEGEGDAED; encoded by the coding sequence ATGAGCGATATTGTTCTTAATGTCGAGGTGCGCGAGCGCACCGGCAAGGGCGGCGCCCGTCAGGCGCGCCGCGACGGCTTCGTGCCGGGCACGCTGTACGGCGGCGGCCAGGACCCTGTTTCGATCTCGCTGAAGAACAACGAGCTCATCAAGGCGATCAACTCCGGCAAACTGCTGGCGAACATGATCACCATCGAGCACAAGGGCGACAAGCAGACCGTGTTCGCCCGCGACGTGCAGTTCCATCCGGTCAAGGACCTGCCGCTCCACGTCGACTTCCAGCGCGTCAACGCGCAGGACGTGATCTCCGTGGAAGTGCCGGTGCACTTCGTCGGCGAAGAGCAGGCCGAAGGCATCAAGCGCGGCGGGGTTCTGAACGTGGTCCGCCACGCGATCGAAGTGAACTGCCCCGCCGGCTCGATCCCCGAAGCGATCGAAGTCGACGTCTCGGGCATGGATATCGGCGACTCGGTGCACATCTCGGCGGTCTCGCTGCCTGAGAACGTGACCCCGACCATCACCGACCGCGACTTCACCATCGCCACGATGCAGGGCTCGCGCGCCCTGGTCGAGGAAGAGGCCGAAGCCGACGACGAAGGTGAAGGCGTGACCGACGCCGAGGGCGACGAGGCCGAAGCTTCCGCCGAGGACGGCGAAGGCGAAGGCGACGCCGAAGACTAG